In Elaeis guineensis isolate ETL-2024a chromosome 1, EG11, whole genome shotgun sequence, a genomic segment contains:
- the LOC105060403 gene encoding disease resistance protein RPM1-like yields MAEILVVCLIRKLASTFTSAAIRRVVSQAASLRQLEPKILGITRDLELMQAFLRYADTYKASNELLGVWVNQVREIAYDINILADEFTYLTAGQSRSILKGHLYDAFTSPQYSKALHHLLNDLENIRKELDRLLETKERYGFSMTGGLPDPNESRHLAESAHFIQKEEMVGFDKHTDLLMRWLMDAESQRTVISVWGMGGAGKTALVTTAYRAKMVVSHFGCRAWVSVSQSYDAHDLLKRIILELHLETGEAINPHSMDSVPSRRLVERLKSLLHPKRYLIILDDVWHTEVWDDVSSALFDNGCGSRVVITTRKQEVALAAVDSRVMKLEPLQEYEARALFCKKAFERENNGSCPPELWCLARRIVEKCDGLPLALVSIGRHILPTEETKMASKSILDGPVWGERANPDLLKISTNLNRSIDDLPHQLRNCLFYCSIFPKGHVIKRKSLIRLWVAEGFVQEGAERTAEEAAEQCLNQLVSRSVLQVTDRNEFGRVSRLRMHLLMRDLIVTRSREESFHQVYDTDAGGMLQYRVQSLSIIGSRGDHQLNEKMPKLRSFHVFSSVLAPSLLSNFRLLAVLNLHRAPIERLPGDVVDLFNLRYLCIRETKVKELPDAIGKLRSLEFLDAWHTRVENLPWGITRLENLQHLMVKKFEGKTSRYTDSTSGVHILDRVQNLKRLQTLKAVVADEDMIKGLSSLTHLRRLEIVEVRNMHCVKLAKSILKMKYLRHLVVKRKHWHETLQLGSLEPPPLLQKLSLYGKLEGRVVPRWFNFLTNLTHLTLQSSGIENNSLRSLSLLPRLVYLVLFEAYDEKKLDFDAGWFPELRLLRLQDMGDLRNIEIKQGALVNLHELFLVRCRELKMVPSGIENLRHLQKLVLDDMPNELVVKLHEGRETEEDRLKVQHSPIIMNWVKSGDRWIEQRLSWCLPYPH; encoded by the coding sequence GCAGGCCTTTCTAAGATATGCTGACACATACAAAGCCAGCAACGAACTGCTAGGCGTTTGGGTGAACCAAGTCAGAGAGATCGCCTACGATATCAACATCCTTGCCGATGAGTTCACCTATCTAACTGCCGGACAAAGCCGGAGCATCCTCAAGGGCCACCTCTACGATGCTTTCACCAGTCCACAGTACTCCAAGGCCTTGCACCATCTCTTGAATGATCTAGAAAATATCAGGAAAGAGCTTGATCGGCTTTTAGAAACTAAAGAAAGATACGGCTTTAGCATGACAGGAGGATTGCCTGATCCGAACGAAAGCCGGCATCTCGCAGAATCAGCACATTTCATCCAGAAAGAGGAGATGGTGGGGTTCGATAAGCACACAGATCTGCTCATGAGATGGCTAATGGATGCGGAGTCCCAGCGCACCGTGATCTCCGTGTGGGGTATGGGAGGCGCTGGCAAAACCGCCCTGGTCACCACTGCGTACAGAGCCAAGATGGTCGTCAGCCACTTCGGCTGTCGCGCATGGGTTTCTGTATCTCAAAGCTATGATGCCCATGACCTGCTCAAAAGAATCATATTGGAGCTGCACCTGGAGACAGGGGAGGCCATTAATCCACACAGCATGGATTCTGTGCCTTCCCGGAGACTAGTGGAGAGACTCAAGTCACTTCTGCATCCCAAAAGGTACCTCATTATCTTGGATGACGTGTGGCATACCGAAGTTTGGGATGATGTTAGTAGTGCGTTGTTCGATAATGGTTGTGGGAGCAGAGTCGTCATTACCACACGGAAACAGGAAGTTGCTTTGGCGGCGGTTGATAGCCGCGTTATGAAACTCGAGCCATTGCAGGAATACGAGGCACGGGCACTCTTCTGCAAGAAAGCATTTGAGAGAGAGAACAATGGAAGCTGTCCTCCAGAACTATGGTGTTTGGCTAGAAGAATAGTGGAGAAATGTGATGGCTTGCCATTGGCTTTAGTGTCTATAGGAAGGCACATCTTACCGACCGAAGAGACAAAGATGGCATCGAAGAGCATTCTTGATGGTCCAGTATGGGGGGAAAGAGCGAACCCGGATCTACTCAAAATCTCTACAAACTTAAACCGCAGCATCGATGACCTACCGCATCAACTCAGGAACTGCTTGTTCTATTGCAGCATATTTCCAAAAGGCCATGTCATCAAAAGGAAATCTTTGATCAGATTGTGGGTGGCAGAAGGATTTGTACAGGAAGGCGCAGAGCGCACAGCAGAGGAGGCGGCAGAGCAGTGCCTCAACCAACTTGTCAGCCGATCTGTGCTCCAGGTGACAGACAGGAATGAATTTGGAAGGGTGAGCCGCCTCCGAATGCATCTTCTTATGAGGGACCTGATCGTGACTAGATCAAGAGAAGAGAGTTTCCACCAGGTATACGACACTGATGCAGGAGGGATGCTGCAATATAGAGTTCAGAGTCTTTCAATAATTGGAAGCAGGGGTGATCACCAACTGAACGAAAAGATGCCAAAACTTCGCTCTTTCCATGTCTTCTCATCAGTTTTGGCACCTTCGCTGCTCTCCAACTTCAGGCTATTGGCAGTTTTGAATCTACACCGAGCTCCTATTGAAAGACTACCAGGCGACGTGGTCGATCTCTTTAACCTGCGTTACTTGTGCATTCGAGAGACTAAAGTTAAAGAGCTTCCAGATGCAATAGGTAAGTTGCGGAGCCTAGAATTCTTGGACGCATGGCACACTCGTGTGGAGAACTTGCCATGGGGAATAACAAGGCTGGAAAACTTGCAGCACCTCATGGTGAAAAAATTTGAAGGTAAAACTTCAAGATACACAGATAGCACGAGTGGGGTGCATATTCTTGACAGAGTACAGAATTTGAAGCGCCTACAGACGCTGAAAGCTGTTGTAGCAGACGAGGACATGATAAAAGGCCTGAGTAGTTTGACACATTTGAGAAGATTAGAGATTGTAGAAGTGAGAAACATGCATTGTGTTAAGCTGGCTAAGTCCATACTGAAGATGAAATACCTTCGTCACTTGGTTGTTAAAAGAAAACACTGGCATGAGACATTGCAGTTGGGATCTCTCGAACCACCGCCCCTCCTTCAAAAGCTGAGTTTGTATGGTAAGCTGGAGGGGAGGGTGGTGCCTCGTTGGTTTAATTTCCTCACAAACCTCACGCATCTAACCCTGCAATCATCTGGGATTGAAAACAATTCGCTTCGTTCGCTCTCCTTGTTGCCCAGGCTAGTATATCTTGTTCTTTTCGAAGCATATGATGAGAAGAAATTGGATTTTGATGCAGGATGGTTCCCTGAGCTCAGATTACTCCGGTTACAGGACATGGGCGATCTCAGGAACATAGAAATAAAGCAGGGAGCATTGGTAAACTTGCATGAGCTATTTTTGGTGAGATGCCGAGAGTTGAAGATGGTGCCCTCAGGTATCGAAAACCTCAGACATCTCCAAAAGTTGGTGCTTGATGACATGCCAAATGAATTAGTGGTGAAGCTGCATGAAGGGAGAGAGACTGAGGAGGATCGCTTAAAGGTTCAGCATAGCCCCATTATCATGAACTGGGTTAAAAGTGGGGACAGGTGGATTGAACAAAGGCTTTCCTGGTGCTTACCGTATCCTCATTAG